A window of Auraticoccus monumenti contains these coding sequences:
- a CDS encoding LuxR C-terminal-related transcriptional regulator, whose translation MARPTGRSGADHGGEEAAAGARWDLPPYTVLRERLLQRLDDSLTAALTVVKGPSGSGKSVLLRSWLATRPDVAARCHWVGLTAGSAAQQIRDLLAHCADGVPEGTVVVVDEMQLLPDAVLAEEMRQLVQHVLGDPGLHLVLASRTILPVSLGLLSAHGRIELVDDLDLAFREEEVRELVTLLNVPSSEDEVTRGLQFSGGWAGALRIMAEHWHRRPPHAVIALLHSYVDSEVLDHLPPEDRRLLRDASVLPVLTAVSAATVTDRRDALGRLAHLHERGVPMQWLGSDRVALNPVLRQRLQHGLRLGDERAAQVLNRRAARWLRREGDVLGAVRLLLAGGDHDLAVDVLSEEFVHLVPRYAGEVLTLLDDLPQGADWRTTLMRGAAWIYSGESVDATAVLASVEAQLAASTTVLSPAGQSALAAFRLLVWRSVGYRSSPDLTLARHPAPEQHGATDGPRHVRAVVCGLRAEYGFWLLHHGRYREAEVVLTEAVTLARLAELWWLAVECLGASSVACAMNGHNERSRHLVTEAEHLAATRDVVESVLALARIGAALTLVDDLDLEAVRALLTRHFPGGRTRAADGALVTWLESTLLVLEGRETAGLERALTFRRDTPHLTGAQQALVSMAVFRGLLELGRLDEAAREVDRLDAVAPPGQRQLVDLCRGRLLVKRGRPAEAVQLLSPYLELPGTPARDQIGLLSTLVVAAEQAEEPAVAARAHSQLDVVSDRSGVGRSGSRQSLLMARLRYRGAQLSPTELRVLRHLDSELTLSQLADDLFISGNTVKTHLRNIYRKLQVSGRQQAVEQARLLNLV comes from the coding sequence ATGGCCCGCCCAACGGGGAGGAGCGGCGCCGATCACGGCGGCGAGGAGGCCGCGGCCGGCGCCCGATGGGACCTGCCGCCGTACACCGTCCTTCGCGAGCGGCTCCTGCAGCGCCTGGACGACTCACTGACCGCGGCGCTGACGGTCGTGAAGGGTCCCTCCGGCTCGGGCAAGAGCGTGCTGCTGAGGAGCTGGCTCGCCACCCGCCCCGACGTCGCCGCGCGCTGCCACTGGGTGGGGCTCACCGCCGGTTCGGCGGCCCAGCAGATCCGCGACCTGCTCGCCCACTGCGCCGACGGGGTGCCCGAGGGCACCGTGGTGGTGGTCGACGAGATGCAGCTGCTCCCCGACGCGGTGCTGGCCGAGGAGATGCGGCAGCTGGTCCAGCACGTCCTGGGCGACCCGGGGCTGCACCTGGTGCTGGCCTCACGCACCATCCTGCCGGTCTCCCTCGGACTGCTGAGCGCCCACGGCCGGATCGAGCTGGTGGACGACCTCGACCTCGCCTTCCGGGAGGAGGAGGTCCGTGAGCTGGTGACCCTGCTGAACGTCCCGTCCAGCGAGGACGAGGTGACCCGGGGGCTGCAGTTCTCAGGCGGTTGGGCCGGCGCGCTGCGCATCATGGCCGAGCACTGGCACCGCCGGCCCCCGCACGCCGTCATCGCGCTGCTGCACAGCTACGTCGACTCCGAGGTGCTGGACCACCTGCCGCCGGAGGACCGCCGGCTGCTCCGCGACGCCTCGGTGCTGCCGGTGCTGACCGCCGTCTCCGCCGCCACCGTCACCGACCGCCGCGACGCCCTGGGCCGGCTGGCCCACCTGCACGAGCGGGGCGTGCCGATGCAGTGGCTGGGGAGTGACCGGGTCGCGCTCAACCCGGTGCTGCGGCAGCGGCTCCAGCACGGGCTGCGGCTGGGCGACGAGAGGGCCGCGCAGGTGCTCAACCGCAGGGCCGCCCGGTGGCTGCGCCGGGAGGGGGACGTGCTGGGGGCGGTCCGGCTGCTGCTGGCGGGCGGGGACCACGACCTCGCCGTCGACGTGCTCTCCGAGGAGTTCGTCCACCTCGTGCCCCGGTACGCCGGCGAGGTGCTGACCCTGCTCGACGACCTCCCCCAGGGCGCGGACTGGCGGACCACGCTGATGCGCGGGGCGGCCTGGATCTACAGCGGGGAGTCGGTCGACGCGACCGCCGTGCTGGCCAGCGTCGAGGCCCAGCTCGCGGCCTCGACCACCGTGCTGAGCCCGGCCGGTCAGAGCGCGCTGGCGGCGTTCCGGCTGCTCGTGTGGCGCTCCGTCGGCTACCGCTCCTCCCCCGACCTCACCCTGGCCCGGCACCCGGCCCCGGAGCAGCACGGCGCCACCGACGGCCCCCGCCACGTCCGCGCGGTGGTCTGCGGGCTGCGGGCGGAGTACGGCTTCTGGCTGCTGCACCACGGCCGCTACCGCGAGGCGGAGGTGGTGCTGACCGAGGCCGTCACGCTGGCCCGGCTGGCAGAGCTGTGGTGGCTCGCCGTGGAGTGCCTCGGCGCCTCGAGCGTGGCCTGCGCGATGAACGGGCACAACGAGCGGTCACGTCACCTGGTGACCGAGGCCGAGCACCTGGCGGCGACCAGGGACGTCGTGGAGTCGGTGCTGGCCCTGGCGCGGATCGGCGCGGCCCTGACCCTGGTCGACGACCTGGACCTCGAGGCCGTGCGCGCCCTCCTGACCCGCCACTTCCCCGGTGGGCGGACCCGCGCGGCCGACGGCGCCCTGGTCACCTGGCTCGAGTCGACCCTGCTCGTGCTGGAGGGCCGGGAGACCGCCGGGCTGGAGCGCGCACTGACCTTCCGTCGCGACACCCCGCACCTGACCGGCGCGCAGCAGGCCCTGGTGAGCATGGCGGTGTTCCGCGGGTTGCTCGAGCTGGGCCGGCTGGACGAGGCCGCCCGGGAGGTCGACCGGCTCGACGCGGTCGCCCCACCCGGGCAGCGCCAGCTGGTCGACCTCTGCCGGGGCCGGCTGCTGGTCAAACGGGGCCGACCGGCGGAGGCGGTGCAGCTGCTGTCCCCGTACCTGGAGCTCCCCGGGACCCCGGCGCGGGACCAGATCGGGCTGCTCTCCACGCTCGTGGTCGCTGCCGAGCAGGCGGAGGAGCCTGCTGTCGCGGCCCGGGCGCACTCCCAGCTGGACGTGGTCAGCGACCGGTCCGGGGTGGGCCGGTCCGGGTCGCGGCAGAGCCTGCTGATGGCGCGGCTGCGCTACCGGGGCGCCCAGCTCTCCCCCACCGAGCTGCGGGTGCTGCGCCACCTGGACTCCGAGCTGACCCTGTCCCAGCTGGCCGACGACCTGTTCATCTCCGGCAACACGGTCAAGACGCACCTGCGCAACATCTACCGCAAGCTGCAGGTGTCGGGTCGTCAGCAGGCGGTCGAGCAAGCCCGGCTGCTCAACCTGGTCTGA